One segment of Solanum lycopersicum chromosome 1, SLM_r2.1 DNA contains the following:
- the LOC101247251 gene encoding MADS-box transcription factor PHERES 2-like, with translation MTKGFLTKARELNTLYDVELTTLVNSDYHDAPEVFPNHEVATSLFTKFIDLPEEKRSKNMKTYEMITEKRIEKIEKELEKVRMENKKMEYTNQMYGLLNGEEMPNNRLPEYFNDLCYVINKHLKLINDGIKVKTNKEGSTSNAPLPIDAPINSGGTSFDMQWDPLLVQIDSPVLSKIPLLVSSTIPSGINFDGPRAPLNLSPPSMIPSNAPSQMLQFMFPLNNPSRMVPHVDLSRVPFLLSSQRYP, from the coding sequence ATGACTAAGGGATTTTTAACAAAGGCTCGTGAACTCAACACCCTTTACGATGTTGAATTGACTACCTTAGTCAATAGCGATTATCATGATGCACCAGAGGTGTTTCCAAATCATGAAGTTGCTACAAGCCTCTTTACAAAGTTTATTGATCTTCCAGAGGAGAAGAGATCAAAAAACATGAAAACATATGAAATGATAACTGAGAAAAGGATCGAGAAAATTGAGAAGGAACTTGAGAAGGTAAGGATGGAAAACAAGAAAATGGAGTATACAAACCAGATGTATGGATTGTTGAATGGTGAAGAGATGCCCAATAATAGGCTCCCAGAATATTTCAACGATCTCTGTTATGTGATTAATAAGCACCTCAAGCTGATAAATGATGGGATCAAAGTAAAAACTAACAAAGAAGGTTCGACATCAAATGCTCCTCTACCTATTGATGCACCGATCAATTCTGGTGGGACCAGCTTCGACATGCAGTGGGATCCTCTTCTGGTCCAAATTGATTCTCCAGTACTATCCAAGATTCCTCTTTTGGTTTCATCTACTATACCTAGTGGGATCAACTTTGACGGGCCAAGGGCTCCTCTTAATCTAAGTCCACCATCGATGATTCCTTCAAATGCTCCTTCTCAAATGCTACAATTCATGTTCCCTTTGAACAATCCTTCTCGAATGGTTCCACATGTGGATCTTTCACGGGTTCCTTTTTTGTTATCTTCACAAAGGTATCCTTAA